Below is a genomic region from Cytophagales bacterium.
CTGATGAGTTTTTACTGTGCCGGGTTGGGCATTAAGTTGCTCCACTACAACAATTGATTTAATCATTAATAAAAGGATCAACTGAACAGATAATAATTTATTTAGATTTTTCATAGTTTTCAAAGTTTAATTTCCATTAGTTTTGTTTAATATGGCTTGTTACACAATTTTAATAAAAGAAAAGGATTATGTCAAAGATTGGACCAAATCTCGATTTTAATCTTAAATTTTATCATTGCAAATATAGAATTTTTTTTAATTACAACAAATTTATTTAAATGTTTTTTTTAATTTTAGCGCCTCAAAAAGATAAACTCATTAGACAATAAGAAATTTAGTCGGGTAACCGATTTTTACACAGAATTAATATCTTTACAGAGATAATCTCTTCTTCTATATGAACCTATTCATTCATATTGGTTATCATAAAACAGCTACTTCTTATCTTCAAGAATTGATTTTCCCTAAATTATCTCATGTCAATTACATTCAATTCAAAAATAATATTGAAATATTTTCAAAGATTTTTTATCAGGATCCATTGAGTTTTGATATAAACTCAGCACGGTCAGATCTTGAAAAATGTATGGATGGCACTAAAATAAATTTGATCTCCAACGAAAATATGTCAGGCAACCTGCGTCTTAAATATAATAATAAAAACATTGCAGATAAATTGTATGATTTGTTTCCACGGGCTAAAATAATTATTGCGATCAGGAATCAGTTTGATTTTATAATATCTTCATATAAGCAGCATATCAGTGCAGGAGGTACGATGTCGTTTAAAAATCGTATTGGCTATAATAAAGGCAAAATACAACCATCTTATGTGCTTTATGATCATAGGGTTAATTTAGAGATGTTTAAGTTTAATAACCTGATCAATTACTATGCAGAAAAATTCGGCAAAGAAAATATACTGATCCTACTTTTTGAAGAATTTTGTCAGGATAAACACAGGTATTTGCAAAAGATATTTAATTTTATAGGTATTAAACCTGGTTATGATTTTGATGATATTAATTCTGTAATAAACAGGTCTTATGGTGCAAACCAGATTTTTATTGCCAGAATATTGAACAGATTTATTGCTTCCCAATATAACAGAAATTGGATAATCCCCCCTATTTACATACCATATTTTGGAAGATTAACAGCTTTGGAAATGAGGAAAATATTCAAATCAAAACTATCTTTCTGGCTGCTTGGAGATAAGGATATTAAAATTTCGGAAGATATCAAACACCAGATAAAATCTTACTATAATGAATGTAACAGAGCATTAAATAAAGCCTATAAGCTAAATTTGCCGGATTGTTATTTTCAGGAACCAAATAATTAAGTAATTTTACAAAATTGAACAGATTACAAACAGTTGCCTTAAATTCTTTCTCCAATACATCAATATTATTATTGACCAGCATCTTTTCTTTGATTTCCCTGCCACTTTTTGTAAGGTCATTTGGAGATGAACTGTATGGGATCTATATCCTGGGGCTGGGCTTTTCAGGATCTTTATTATTTCTCGACCTGGGTGTGGGCAGGGGATTGACAAAATATATTGCAGCGTATTCTGCTGACCGGGACAAAAAAAAGCTTTCATCGGCATTGTTTGTCAGTTTTATTACCATCCTGTTTATGGCTACATTAATGGCATGCCTGATCTTCCTGCTCTCTTTTTTTTTGAAACCATTG
It encodes:
- a CDS encoding sulfotransferase translates to MNLFIHIGYHKTATSYLQELIFPKLSHVNYIQFKNNIEIFSKIFYQDPLSFDINSARSDLEKCMDGTKINLISNENMSGNLRLKYNNKNIADKLYDLFPRAKIIIAIRNQFDFIISSYKQHISAGGTMSFKNRIGYNKGKIQPSYVLYDHRVNLEMFKFNNLINYYAEKFGKENILILLFEEFCQDKHRYLQKIFNFIGIKPGYDFDDINSVINRSYGANQIFIARILNRFIASQYNRNWIIPPIYIPYFGRLTALEMRKIFKSKLSFWLLGDKDIKISEDIKHQIKSYYNECNRALNKAYKLNLPDCYFQEPNN